A genomic segment from Falsibacillus pallidus encodes:
- a CDS encoding lasso peptide biosynthesis PqqD family chaperone, whose protein sequence is MIEIKEISLSEIVVKNSGYIESDMDGEKVMLSIENGKYYNLGKVGGEIWDLIHTPIKIETILSKLHSTYEIDENTCKEHVISFIETLMKEGLIKRV, encoded by the coding sequence GTGATTGAGATTAAGGAGATATCTTTGAGCGAGATCGTCGTGAAAAACAGCGGTTATATCGAAAGTGATATGGATGGAGAAAAAGTAATGTTGAGTATTGAGAATGGGAAATATTACAACTTAGGGAAAGTGGGAGGTGAAATATGGGACCTAATTCACACACCTATTAAAATAGAAACCATCTTATCAAAGCTGCATTCAACTTATGAAATTGATGAAAATACTTGTAAGGAACATGTTATTTCTTTTATTGAAACTTTAATGAAAGAAGGATTAATCAAAAGAGTATAA